In Paracholeplasma morum, the following proteins share a genomic window:
- a CDS encoding phage distal tail protein domain-containing protein: MTRRFYLENEHGQQFHFKYHSGVLLSNVIGLGFQLNMTYLKYGHIHKTVKRETPLSEISGLLNFMDGYQGYQRFIDYLNQGRDNLKLYYVSNDIKYVHVDVVSLSKAEIKAGLLSCEITLNKKSYWIKERQIIIDITEVLDGKVYPYPYDYTYQITQEGRTTIDVGGSFNANVIIEMEGSVDHPEINVIQNGILVSSLRLNLVEDDVKIRISSVADNKYLKMIKNDIETDIYAYQDFEKDNFIELKPGRNTLEFKSGVMEDTFCKVHIFEYHLG, from the coding sequence ATGACAAGAAGATTTTACTTAGAGAATGAACATGGCCAACAATTCCATTTTAAGTATCACAGTGGTGTCTTACTTTCGAATGTTATAGGATTAGGTTTTCAACTCAATATGACGTACTTGAAATATGGCCATATCCATAAAACAGTTAAAAGAGAAACGCCTTTATCAGAAATCAGTGGGTTGCTCAATTTCATGGATGGGTATCAAGGTTATCAACGATTTATCGACTACTTAAATCAAGGTCGAGATAATTTGAAACTATACTATGTTTCCAATGACATAAAGTATGTTCACGTTGATGTGGTTTCATTAAGCAAAGCAGAGATAAAAGCTGGATTACTAAGCTGTGAAATCACATTAAATAAAAAGAGTTATTGGATTAAAGAAAGACAAATCATCATTGACATAACTGAAGTGCTTGATGGCAAAGTTTATCCTTACCCATATGATTACACGTATCAGATTACACAAGAAGGACGAACTACGATTGATGTGGGTGGTTCATTTAATGCAAATGTGATTATTGAAATGGAAGGGTCAGTCGATCATCCAGAGATCAATGTGATCCAAAATGGGATATTGGTCTCAAGTCTACGATTAAACTTAGTTGAGGATGATGTCAAAATACGAATATCATCAGTAGCTGACAATAAGTATTTAAAGATGATTAAGAATGACATTGAAACAGATATCTATGCATATCAGGATTTTGAGAAAGATAATTTTATCGAATTAAAACCAGGTAGAAATACATTAGAGTTTAAATCTGGCGTGATGGAAGATACGTTTTGTAAAGTTCATATCTTTGAATACCATTTGGGGTGA
- a CDS encoding major tail protein — MSNKVTFGLKNVHYAIATPTEDDTWDFGTPKKLLGAQELSAEVIAGKTDVYADDKIVATLASSSGSNITLKLTELDDDFKVDILGFARDSNGNLVEIVNHRTKTFALGYEIQGDVKSRRIWYFLCTASPVSDATKTKAESIEPNAVSITITARPIEVGNVSVIRTIAKFGDTNYQQFFAQVPTLPVIGV; from the coding sequence ATGAGCAATAAAGTAACATTTGGACTTAAGAACGTCCATTATGCAATTGCAACACCAACCGAAGATGATACATGGGATTTTGGCACACCTAAGAAACTACTTGGAGCTCAAGAACTCAGTGCAGAAGTCATCGCAGGTAAAACGGATGTTTATGCTGATGATAAAATTGTTGCAACCCTAGCATCAAGTAGTGGATCCAATATCACCTTAAAGTTAACCGAACTTGACGATGATTTCAAAGTGGATATTTTAGGGTTTGCAAGAGATTCTAATGGCAACCTTGTAGAGATTGTTAATCATAGAACTAAAACATTCGCACTTGGATATGAGATTCAAGGTGATGTGAAATCAAGACGTATTTGGTATTTCTTGTGTACTGCAAGTCCAGTTAGTGATGCGACTAAAACAAAAGCAGAATCAATTGAACCGAATGCGGTTAGTATTACAATTACAGCAAGACCTATCGAGGTTGGTAATGTATCGGTGATTAGAACGATTGCGAAATTTGGTGACACAAATTATCAACAGTTCTTTGCACAAGTTCCAACATTACCTGTCATAGGTGTATAG
- a CDS encoding HK97 gp10 family phage protein, with translation MATLNDFVDEINHEISEYAESVKKELEQKLDETATLILEYVIANTPRSGRKGAMADEFIKTDIGEGHTKTIVIHAKEKGRLIHLIEFGFQHKNGKYVAARPFMRPAFDYFTPKMLDDIRRIIRGN, from the coding sequence ATGGCTACATTGAATGATTTTGTTGATGAAATTAATCATGAAATATCAGAATATGCAGAATCAGTTAAAAAAGAACTTGAACAAAAACTTGATGAAACTGCAACATTGATATTAGAGTATGTCATAGCAAATACACCAAGAAGTGGTAGAAAAGGTGCGATGGCAGATGAGTTTATAAAGACTGACATTGGTGAAGGTCATACGAAAACCATTGTTATCCATGCAAAAGAAAAGGGTAGATTGATTCACTTGATTGAATTTGGGTTTCAACATAAGAATGGAAAGTATGTCGCTGCAAGACCTTTCATGAGACCTGCATTTGACTACTTTACACCCAAAATGCTGGATGATATTAGGAGGATTATACGTGGGAACTAA
- a CDS encoding phage head-tail connector protein: MGLLETVKKSLLIPISETYADDELNNHISACKNLLVSTGITPAVVESHPLAHSLVVIYCKTFFGFKADGSVKDLPKSFDMLLNQLALTSGDYHVSE, translated from the coding sequence ATGGGACTACTTGAAACAGTAAAGAAATCATTATTAATTCCTATCAGTGAAACCTATGCTGACGATGAATTAAATAATCATATCAGTGCATGTAAAAACTTACTCGTATCGACAGGGATTACACCAGCAGTTGTCGAGAGCCATCCATTAGCTCATTCGCTAGTGGTTATTTACTGCAAGACCTTCTTTGGTTTTAAAGCAGATGGTTCTGTTAAAGATTTACCAAAGAGTTTTGACATGCTCTTGAATCAATTAGCATTAACAAGTGGTGATTATCATGTTTCCGAGTAG
- a CDS encoding phage major capsid protein, giving the protein MNLEKRSNEIKARITEIKGLIGAEVTLEVLEQLEAEVDELNKEKDTIERKLAIQNKTKINPVVVERSNQVDKDQLETRGKNLRESRIIQVSSEEILLPEHIADGIAPHPFAQVSALVDKVKVVNLNGGETYKKSFVKGSGIAGLTGEGEPYSETEPEYGYLTITKVKVTAYTEITEELEKLPNLPYQAEVLKNINLSLKKKISEQILRGPGTSNTFTGIFSDKAIALSDTADLEITSITDSTLDDIIFAYGGDEEVEGGAYLILNKNDLRAFAGLRTAEGRKVHTIDYINNTIDGIPYIINSHCKAISDTNTAAGEYGIAYGSLLNYEVPVFSPVEISKSNDYKFKDGIICYKASVFTGGNVVGYKGFLRVKKKA; this is encoded by the coding sequence ATGAATTTAGAAAAAAGAAGTAATGAAATTAAAGCACGTATCACTGAAATCAAAGGTTTGATTGGTGCGGAAGTAACACTTGAAGTGTTAGAACAATTGGAAGCTGAAGTTGATGAACTCAATAAAGAAAAGGACACGATTGAAAGAAAACTTGCTATTCAAAACAAGACGAAAATCAATCCAGTCGTTGTTGAAAGATCGAATCAAGTAGATAAAGATCAATTAGAAACACGTGGTAAGAACCTAAGAGAAAGTAGAATTATTCAAGTTTCAAGTGAAGAGATTCTATTACCTGAACACATTGCCGATGGCATTGCACCGCATCCATTTGCACAAGTATCTGCCTTAGTAGATAAGGTCAAAGTTGTGAACTTAAATGGTGGGGAAACCTATAAAAAGTCATTTGTTAAAGGTAGTGGTATTGCTGGTTTAACTGGAGAGGGTGAACCTTATTCAGAAACTGAACCAGAGTATGGTTATTTAACAATCACTAAAGTTAAGGTGACTGCTTATACAGAAATCACTGAGGAGTTAGAAAAATTACCTAACTTACCATATCAAGCTGAGGTTTTAAAGAATATTAATCTATCCCTTAAAAAGAAGATTAGTGAACAAATCCTAAGAGGTCCAGGTACATCCAATACATTCACAGGAATCTTTAGTGATAAGGCAATCGCTTTATCTGATACTGCAGATTTAGAAATCACCTCAATTACAGACTCAACCTTAGATGATATCATCTTTGCTTATGGTGGTGATGAAGAAGTAGAGGGTGGAGCATACTTAATTTTGAACAAGAATGATTTAAGAGCATTTGCTGGCTTACGTACTGCAGAAGGTAGAAAAGTCCACACGATTGACTACATCAACAACACGATTGATGGTATTCCATACATCATTAATTCTCATTGTAAGGCTATTTCGGACACAAACACTGCAGCTGGAGAATATGGTATAGCTTATGGATCCTTACTCAATTATGAAGTGCCTGTTTTCTCACCTGTTGAGATTAGTAAGTCTAATGATTACAAGTTTAAAGATGGCATCATTTGCTACAAAGCATCCGTATTTACAGGCGGTAACGTTGTAGGGTATAAAGGCTTCCTAAGAGTTAAAAAGAAAGCCTAA
- a CDS encoding HK97 family phage prohead protease: MKKETRIAEVRLEETDDKMILEGYAIVYDEPTLIGDESYGFIESISRSAITDAAIKDVPMKYNHMDSFLIIARTKNGSLTLTSDDVGLKVRAELLDTQSNQDIFKMVKSGLLDKMSFAFVVSEQEWNRDGDIPKRTIRKIERLYDVSIVDTPAYDKTSIYARSLEAMDLELKTMDLAEKNMKAELIRRKLNLKIKIGE, from the coding sequence ATGAAGAAAGAAACCAGAATAGCAGAAGTTAGGCTAGAAGAAACTGATGACAAGATGATCTTAGAAGGATATGCAATCGTTTATGATGAGCCCACTTTAATTGGTGATGAATCGTATGGATTTATTGAAAGTATTAGTAGAAGTGCAATCACGGATGCAGCCATCAAAGATGTGCCAATGAAGTATAACCACATGGACTCATTTTTAATCATCGCTCGAACTAAAAACGGCTCACTTACTTTAACAAGTGATGATGTCGGATTAAAGGTTAGAGCAGAGTTGCTTGATACACAAAGCAATCAAGATATATTTAAGATGGTCAAATCAGGCTTATTGGATAAAATGAGCTTTGCATTTGTAGTGAGTGAACAGGAATGGAATCGTGATGGTGATATTCCAAAAAGAACTATCAGAAAGATTGAACGTTTATATGATGTTTCAATCGTTGATACACCTGCTTATGATAAGACTTCGATTTATGCTCGTTCTTTAGAGGCTATGGACTTAGAACTAAAGACTATGGATTTAGCAGAGAAAAATATGAAGGCTGAGCTTATAAGAAGAAAACTAAATTTGAAAATAAAAATAGGAGAATAA
- a CDS encoding phage portal protein codes for MPLFRKKKEGSTSTFQLLNQNNTFFTPFGNNISKSDVVKIAIDRIASQCAKLKPRYIKKANDKTVKEKSGKLSFILKHQPNEVMTPYQFIYMVITTLLMNDNAFIYPMFDGSTGEIKALYPLKPSIVEPIIDSGGSYYLKFSFDSTDSFTIPYENIIHIKRFYHTNQIFGGSSSKGDQEALLKTIQINENVLQGIDNALKSSMQIKGLLKMSAMLSETDKKKQLDSFNEILKESIRNKGSSIIPVDLKGDYVPLTTDPKLIDKDTLEFLQSKILDYFGVSVPIFHSKYTEDEFNSFYEQTIEPLAIQMSEAFSLGLLTQNEIMRGEEIIFYSERLQYASWNTKVTAIEKLMGLGIMSLNESRGLLGLEPVENGDRRLQSLNYVDATKANEYQVGKDDLNEGNN; via the coding sequence ATGCCATTATTTAGAAAAAAAAAGGAAGGTTCAACAAGCACCTTCCAGTTATTAAATCAAAACAATACGTTCTTCACACCTTTTGGAAACAATATATCAAAGAGTGATGTTGTAAAGATTGCGATTGATCGGATAGCAAGTCAGTGTGCAAAACTAAAACCAAGATACATAAAGAAAGCGAATGATAAGACAGTTAAGGAGAAATCTGGCAAACTGTCTTTTATTTTAAAGCATCAACCAAATGAGGTTATGACTCCATACCAATTTATCTATATGGTGATTACGACACTACTCATGAACGACAATGCATTTATCTATCCAATGTTTGATGGTTCAACCGGTGAAATTAAAGCTCTTTATCCGCTTAAACCATCCATTGTTGAACCAATCATAGATTCAGGTGGTAGTTACTATTTAAAGTTTAGCTTTGACAGTACGGATTCCTTCACGATTCCATATGAGAACATTATTCATATTAAAAGGTTTTACCACACGAATCAGATCTTTGGTGGATCGAGTTCTAAAGGTGACCAAGAAGCACTGCTAAAAACAATACAAATCAATGAGAATGTACTTCAAGGTATTGATAATGCTCTTAAGAGTTCCATGCAGATTAAGGGACTTCTTAAAATGAGTGCGATGTTAAGTGAAACAGATAAGAAAAAACAACTTGATTCATTTAATGAGATACTCAAAGAGTCCATTAGAAATAAAGGCAGTTCAATTATTCCTGTGGATTTAAAAGGTGATTATGTACCTTTAACAACAGATCCAAAGCTAATAGATAAGGATACCTTAGAGTTTTTACAATCAAAAATCCTAGATTACTTTGGTGTATCTGTTCCAATCTTTCATTCCAAATATACAGAAGATGAGTTTAACTCATTTTATGAACAAACCATCGAGCCTTTAGCCATTCAAATGTCTGAGGCTTTTTCTTTAGGCTTGCTTACTCAAAATGAAATCATGCGTGGTGAAGAGATTATCTTTTATAGCGAAAGACTTCAATACGCATCTTGGAACACAAAGGTTACAGCGATTGAAAAGCTCATGGGTTTAGGCATCATGTCACTGAATGAATCAAGAGGGTTGTTGGGACTTGAACCAGTAGAAAACGGTGATAGAAGATTACAATCACTCAATTACGTCGATGCGACAAAAGCAAACGAATATCAAGTAGGGAAGGATGATTTAAATGAAGGTAACAATTAA